The proteins below are encoded in one region of Archocentrus centrarchus isolate MPI-CPG fArcCen1 chromosome 13, fArcCen1, whole genome shotgun sequence:
- the relb gene encoding transcription factor RelB homolog isoform X3 has protein sequence MMIGMDIYTGISGELIQEIISEDERSAGPLPGPPPPPSFPCTTHSHNHRTSRTNSSPASNPVLVPRGTASKPNFNPCHPAEMASSHPSRVPGSSGRDRGSPCSLNSKSSGMSSSQNRADTDMLERILEKPKLVVVEEPKDRGMRFRYECEGRSAGSILGASSTDTNKTQPAIEIQGPIEHLKKVTVTVSLVTKDLPHRPHPHCLVGKDCPNGLGICVVSFNPQNNRRHSFANLGIQCVRRKELDSSLQKRRNLNIDPFQTGHSKGIEDMDMNSVRLCFQCELEWEDGRKDHLSPVVSKPIYDKKATTTSQLKITHLNLFRGPCNGKTEVYMLCDKVQKDDIEIIFRQGSWKANGEFAQTDVHRQIAIVFKTPPYEDQDITEEVKVNVSLRRISDQMESEPVTFTYLPCNRDPYEVKRKRKLKSEMSFPEKPCVTVSAESAPAPEQANHFFSEPQNMISPQEVPHTAQSGIPTLGEQHYCDSLDVNNEEAELFKQLLEMPLLWDVLNNPNFPSVMPCPMDTSNNTFANMDMNFNQSSSSGYVQDFSHYSDVQFSKLVKENQNLQSESQDDMVQVKTEEEL, from the exons ATGATGATAGGCATGGACATCTACACCGGTATCTCTGGTG AACTGATACAAGAAATTATCAGCGAGGATGAGCGGTCAGCAGGCCCCCTACCCggaccacctcctcctcctagcTTCCCCTGCACGACACACAGCCACAACCACAGGACCTCCCGAACAAACTCCTCACCAGCATCCAACCCTGTGCTGGTGCCAAGAGGCACTGCATCTAAG CCAAACTTCAACCCGTGTCATCCTGCAGAGATGGCATCGAGTCATCCTTCTCGAGTACCTGGTTCCTCTGGGCGAGATCGAGGCTCCCCTTGTTCGCTGAACTCAAAGAGCTCCGGCATGTCTTCCTCTCAGAACCGGGCCGACACAGACATGCTGGAGCGCATCCTCGAAAAACCCAAGCTGGTGGTAGTGGAGGAGCCCAAAGACAGAGGCATGAGGTTTCGTTATGAATGTGAAGGACGCTCAGCAGGCAGCATCTTGGGGGCATCCAGCACCGACACCAACAAGACTCAGCCTGCGATAGAG ATTCAGGGTCCCATTGAGCACTTAAAGAAGGTTACGGTCACAGTTTCCTTGGTGACCAAAGACCTCCCACACCGGCCTCACCCCCACTGCCTTGTGGGTAAAGACTGTCCTAACGGTTTAGGGATCTGCGTGGTCTCATTCAACCCTCAAAACAACCGACGTCACAG CTTTGCTAACCTCGGTATTCAGTGTGTGCGGAGGAAAGAGCTGGACTCTTCACTTCAGAAGCGAAGAAACCTAAATATTGACCCATTTCAGA CTGGGCATTCAAAGGGCATCGAAGACATGGACATGAATTCGGTGCGTCTGTGCTTCCAGTGTGAACTCGAGTGGGAGGATGGCAGGAAAGACCATCTCAGCCCAGTGGTGTCCAAGCCCATTTACGACAAGA agGCCACAACTACATCACAGCTTAAGATTACCCATTTGAACCTGTTCAGAGGTCCCTGCAATGGGAAGACGGAGGTCTATATGTTATGCGACAAAGTGCAGAAAG ATGACATAGAGATCATCTTCAGGCAAGGGTCATGGAAGGCGAATGGGGAGTTTGCCCAGACAGACGTGCACCGACAGATCGCCATCGTGTTTAAAACTCCGCCCTACGAGGACCAAGACATCACAGAGGAAGTGAAAGTCAACGTGTCCCTGCGTCGCATCTCGGACCAGATGGAGAGTGAGCCGGTTACATTCACGTACCTGCCGTGCAATCGAG atcCATACGAGGTGAAGCGGAAGAGGAAGCTAAAGTCAGAGATGAGCTTTCCAGAGAAGCCTTGTGTGACAG tttcagctgagaGCGCACCTGCACCAGAGCAGGCCAACCACTTCTTCTCAGAGCCTCAAAACATGATCTCTCCACAAGAGGTGCCACACACTGCCCAGTCCGGCATACCTACTCTGGGGGAACAGCATTACTGCGATTCGCTGGATGTAAACAATGAGGAGGCAGAACTTTTTAAGCAGCTGCTAGAAATGCCTTTACTTTGGGATGTGCTGAATAACCCAAACTTTCCCTCAGTCATGCCCTGCCCCATGGACACCTCCAACAACACCTTTGCAAACATGGATATGAACTTCAACCAAAGCTCCAGCTCTGGCTACGTGCAGGACTTTTCGCATTACAGTGACGTGCAATTCAGCAAGCTCGTCAAGGAGAACCAGAACCTGCAGTCAGAGTCGCAGGACGATATGGTTCAGGTGAAAACTGAAGAGGAACTATGA
- the relb gene encoding transcription factor RelB homolog isoform X2, with amino-acid sequence MMIGMDIYTGISGEEATPLPGISLPLPTDYELIQEIISEDERSAGPLPGPPPPPSFPCTTHSHNHRTSRTNSSPASNPVLVPRGTASKPNFNPCHPAEMASSHPSRVPGSSGRDRGSPCSLNSKSSGMSSSQNRADTDMLERILEKPKLVVVEEPKDRGMRFRYECEGRSAGSILGASSTDTNKTQPAIEIQGPIEHLKKVTVTVSLVTKDLPHRPHPHCLVGKDCPNGLGICVVSFNPQNNRRHSFANLGIQCVRRKELDSSLQKRRNLNIDPFQTGHSKGIEDMDMNSVRLCFQCELEWEDGRKDHLSPVVSKPIYDKKATTTSQLKITHLNLFRGPCNGKTEVYMLCDKVQKDDIEIIFRQGSWKANGEFAQTDVHRQIAIVFKTPPYEDQDITEEVKVNVSLRRISDQMESEPVTFTYLPCNRDPYEVKRKRKLKSEMSFPEKPCVTVSAESAPAPEQANHFFSEPQNMISPQEVPHTAQSGIPTLGEQHYCDSLDVNNEEAELFKQLLEMPLLWDVLNNPNFPSVMPCPMDTSNNTFANMDMNFNQSSSSGYVQDFSHYSDVQFSKLVKENQNLQSESQDDMVQVKTEEEL; translated from the exons ATGATGATAGGCATGGACATCTACACCGGTATCTCTGGTG AGGAGGCAACACCCCTTCCCGGGATCAGTCTGCCCCTGCCTACAGATTACG AACTGATACAAGAAATTATCAGCGAGGATGAGCGGTCAGCAGGCCCCCTACCCggaccacctcctcctcctagcTTCCCCTGCACGACACACAGCCACAACCACAGGACCTCCCGAACAAACTCCTCACCAGCATCCAACCCTGTGCTGGTGCCAAGAGGCACTGCATCTAAG CCAAACTTCAACCCGTGTCATCCTGCAGAGATGGCATCGAGTCATCCTTCTCGAGTACCTGGTTCCTCTGGGCGAGATCGAGGCTCCCCTTGTTCGCTGAACTCAAAGAGCTCCGGCATGTCTTCCTCTCAGAACCGGGCCGACACAGACATGCTGGAGCGCATCCTCGAAAAACCCAAGCTGGTGGTAGTGGAGGAGCCCAAAGACAGAGGCATGAGGTTTCGTTATGAATGTGAAGGACGCTCAGCAGGCAGCATCTTGGGGGCATCCAGCACCGACACCAACAAGACTCAGCCTGCGATAGAG ATTCAGGGTCCCATTGAGCACTTAAAGAAGGTTACGGTCACAGTTTCCTTGGTGACCAAAGACCTCCCACACCGGCCTCACCCCCACTGCCTTGTGGGTAAAGACTGTCCTAACGGTTTAGGGATCTGCGTGGTCTCATTCAACCCTCAAAACAACCGACGTCACAG CTTTGCTAACCTCGGTATTCAGTGTGTGCGGAGGAAAGAGCTGGACTCTTCACTTCAGAAGCGAAGAAACCTAAATATTGACCCATTTCAGA CTGGGCATTCAAAGGGCATCGAAGACATGGACATGAATTCGGTGCGTCTGTGCTTCCAGTGTGAACTCGAGTGGGAGGATGGCAGGAAAGACCATCTCAGCCCAGTGGTGTCCAAGCCCATTTACGACAAGA agGCCACAACTACATCACAGCTTAAGATTACCCATTTGAACCTGTTCAGAGGTCCCTGCAATGGGAAGACGGAGGTCTATATGTTATGCGACAAAGTGCAGAAAG ATGACATAGAGATCATCTTCAGGCAAGGGTCATGGAAGGCGAATGGGGAGTTTGCCCAGACAGACGTGCACCGACAGATCGCCATCGTGTTTAAAACTCCGCCCTACGAGGACCAAGACATCACAGAGGAAGTGAAAGTCAACGTGTCCCTGCGTCGCATCTCGGACCAGATGGAGAGTGAGCCGGTTACATTCACGTACCTGCCGTGCAATCGAG atcCATACGAGGTGAAGCGGAAGAGGAAGCTAAAGTCAGAGATGAGCTTTCCAGAGAAGCCTTGTGTGACAG tttcagctgagaGCGCACCTGCACCAGAGCAGGCCAACCACTTCTTCTCAGAGCCTCAAAACATGATCTCTCCACAAGAGGTGCCACACACTGCCCAGTCCGGCATACCTACTCTGGGGGAACAGCATTACTGCGATTCGCTGGATGTAAACAATGAGGAGGCAGAACTTTTTAAGCAGCTGCTAGAAATGCCTTTACTTTGGGATGTGCTGAATAACCCAAACTTTCCCTCAGTCATGCCCTGCCCCATGGACACCTCCAACAACACCTTTGCAAACATGGATATGAACTTCAACCAAAGCTCCAGCTCTGGCTACGTGCAGGACTTTTCGCATTACAGTGACGTGCAATTCAGCAAGCTCGTCAAGGAGAACCAGAACCTGCAGTCAGAGTCGCAGGACGATATGGTTCAGGTGAAAACTGAAGAGGAACTATGA
- the relb gene encoding transcription factor RelB homolog isoform X1 has product MMIGMDIYTGISGAEEATPLPGISLPLPTDYELIQEIISEDERSAGPLPGPPPPPSFPCTTHSHNHRTSRTNSSPASNPVLVPRGTASKPNFNPCHPAEMASSHPSRVPGSSGRDRGSPCSLNSKSSGMSSSQNRADTDMLERILEKPKLVVVEEPKDRGMRFRYECEGRSAGSILGASSTDTNKTQPAIEIQGPIEHLKKVTVTVSLVTKDLPHRPHPHCLVGKDCPNGLGICVVSFNPQNNRRHSFANLGIQCVRRKELDSSLQKRRNLNIDPFQTGHSKGIEDMDMNSVRLCFQCELEWEDGRKDHLSPVVSKPIYDKKATTTSQLKITHLNLFRGPCNGKTEVYMLCDKVQKDDIEIIFRQGSWKANGEFAQTDVHRQIAIVFKTPPYEDQDITEEVKVNVSLRRISDQMESEPVTFTYLPCNRDPYEVKRKRKLKSEMSFPEKPCVTVSAESAPAPEQANHFFSEPQNMISPQEVPHTAQSGIPTLGEQHYCDSLDVNNEEAELFKQLLEMPLLWDVLNNPNFPSVMPCPMDTSNNTFANMDMNFNQSSSSGYVQDFSHYSDVQFSKLVKENQNLQSESQDDMVQVKTEEEL; this is encoded by the exons ATGATGATAGGCATGGACATCTACACCGGTATCTCTGGTG CAGAGGAGGCAACACCCCTTCCCGGGATCAGTCTGCCCCTGCCTACAGATTACG AACTGATACAAGAAATTATCAGCGAGGATGAGCGGTCAGCAGGCCCCCTACCCggaccacctcctcctcctagcTTCCCCTGCACGACACACAGCCACAACCACAGGACCTCCCGAACAAACTCCTCACCAGCATCCAACCCTGTGCTGGTGCCAAGAGGCACTGCATCTAAG CCAAACTTCAACCCGTGTCATCCTGCAGAGATGGCATCGAGTCATCCTTCTCGAGTACCTGGTTCCTCTGGGCGAGATCGAGGCTCCCCTTGTTCGCTGAACTCAAAGAGCTCCGGCATGTCTTCCTCTCAGAACCGGGCCGACACAGACATGCTGGAGCGCATCCTCGAAAAACCCAAGCTGGTGGTAGTGGAGGAGCCCAAAGACAGAGGCATGAGGTTTCGTTATGAATGTGAAGGACGCTCAGCAGGCAGCATCTTGGGGGCATCCAGCACCGACACCAACAAGACTCAGCCTGCGATAGAG ATTCAGGGTCCCATTGAGCACTTAAAGAAGGTTACGGTCACAGTTTCCTTGGTGACCAAAGACCTCCCACACCGGCCTCACCCCCACTGCCTTGTGGGTAAAGACTGTCCTAACGGTTTAGGGATCTGCGTGGTCTCATTCAACCCTCAAAACAACCGACGTCACAG CTTTGCTAACCTCGGTATTCAGTGTGTGCGGAGGAAAGAGCTGGACTCTTCACTTCAGAAGCGAAGAAACCTAAATATTGACCCATTTCAGA CTGGGCATTCAAAGGGCATCGAAGACATGGACATGAATTCGGTGCGTCTGTGCTTCCAGTGTGAACTCGAGTGGGAGGATGGCAGGAAAGACCATCTCAGCCCAGTGGTGTCCAAGCCCATTTACGACAAGA agGCCACAACTACATCACAGCTTAAGATTACCCATTTGAACCTGTTCAGAGGTCCCTGCAATGGGAAGACGGAGGTCTATATGTTATGCGACAAAGTGCAGAAAG ATGACATAGAGATCATCTTCAGGCAAGGGTCATGGAAGGCGAATGGGGAGTTTGCCCAGACAGACGTGCACCGACAGATCGCCATCGTGTTTAAAACTCCGCCCTACGAGGACCAAGACATCACAGAGGAAGTGAAAGTCAACGTGTCCCTGCGTCGCATCTCGGACCAGATGGAGAGTGAGCCGGTTACATTCACGTACCTGCCGTGCAATCGAG atcCATACGAGGTGAAGCGGAAGAGGAAGCTAAAGTCAGAGATGAGCTTTCCAGAGAAGCCTTGTGTGACAG tttcagctgagaGCGCACCTGCACCAGAGCAGGCCAACCACTTCTTCTCAGAGCCTCAAAACATGATCTCTCCACAAGAGGTGCCACACACTGCCCAGTCCGGCATACCTACTCTGGGGGAACAGCATTACTGCGATTCGCTGGATGTAAACAATGAGGAGGCAGAACTTTTTAAGCAGCTGCTAGAAATGCCTTTACTTTGGGATGTGCTGAATAACCCAAACTTTCCCTCAGTCATGCCCTGCCCCATGGACACCTCCAACAACACCTTTGCAAACATGGATATGAACTTCAACCAAAGCTCCAGCTCTGGCTACGTGCAGGACTTTTCGCATTACAGTGACGTGCAATTCAGCAAGCTCGTCAAGGAGAACCAGAACCTGCAGTCAGAGTCGCAGGACGATATGGTTCAGGTGAAAACTGAAGAGGAACTATGA